From the genome of Mixophyes fleayi isolate aMixFle1 chromosome 2, aMixFle1.hap1, whole genome shotgun sequence, one region includes:
- the LOC142139885 gene encoding uncharacterized protein LOC142139885 produces MQYFQVPKPGTSQSGLQASLYQYVYGVSSQGHLERVGQTLDMFDTNFLSVEGSVRPQGLTAQGSSWYYEPQHPVSVYPETLTLNKWNQRHDTIGRIQHYPLNSLAQVPHRAHSCNNQQVGLTGHFQYPGLTQVKYLPTTEPHNTRGQMFFQPTVYVQQQQLQQQQLPIMNQIPSGYMYPRIKPPNARKSLPLDFNTQVASQEPQTTMTIMSPKVTPVKNRADVHSHMDSGPKISQKLTKNSMENFKKRTDSSICGTHASNTMQDNVALDDTKRFFRWDNKQMDPSKTYSTGSKPAISFSKGHTTLRYEQLEPLPDSNTLLSPGDICTDEDTMAPTIITGVSSNIKHRNVPHGQKITAKHILGYFAKDLLSSDYEDPAVSMLFSSMDYFYKVAPHGDIESKKNTPKSTHLPSSNNLATWYSIFKKRRLCKLKAKTAKYKKICQTQKWKETRVNILNLRSILPFIEWCDTCVHAV; encoded by the coding sequence gTCAAACCTTGGACATGTTTGACACTAACTTTTTAAGTGTTGAAGGATCTGTAAGGCCACAAGGGCTTACCGCACAAGGTTCCTCGTGGTACTACGAGCCCCAACACCCTGTCAGTGTCTATCCGGAGACCCTCACCTTAAATAAATGGAATCAAAGGCATGATACTATAGGCCGAATACAACATTATCCACTTAATTCATTGGCCCAAGTACCACACAGGGCACATAGCTGCAATAATCAACAAGTGGGTTTGACTGGACATTTTCAGTACCCTGGATTGACACAAGTAAAGTATTTACCAACTACTGAGCCTCACAACACCAGAGGACAAATGTTTTTCCAGCCTACTGTTTACGTTCAGCAGCAGCAACTGCAGCAACAACAGCTGCCCATTATGAACCAAATACCATCAGGCTATATGTATCCCAGAATTAAGCCCCCCAATGCCAGGAAATCTTTGCCATTAGACTTCAACACTCAAGTTGCCTCTCAAGAACCACAGACCACAATGACCATCATGAGTCCCAAGGTGACCCCTGTAAAAAATAGAGCTGATGTGCACTCACATATGGATTCAGGTCCTAAAATATCCCAAAAATTGACCAAAAACTCAATggagaacttcaagaagagaacTGACTCATCTATATGTGGAACCCATGCTTCTAACACTATGCAAGACAATGTTGCTCTGGATGACACAAAACGTTTCTTCAGGTGGGATAATAAACAAATGGACCCATCCAAAACATATTCTACTGGATCAAAGCCTGCCATATCTTTCAGTAAGGGTCATACAACACTACGTTATGAACAACTAGAGCCATTGCCAGATTCAAACACCCTTTTATCTCCTGGGGATATTTGTACAGATGAGGATACAATGGCTCCTACAATAATCACTGGGGTGTCTTCCAACATCAAACATAGAAATGTCCCTCATGGTCAGAAGATAACTGCAAAACATATACTAGGTTATTTTGCCAAAGACCTTCTTTCCTCTGACTATGAAGATCCTGCAGTCTCTATGCTTTTTTCCAGCATGGATTATTTCTATAAAGTCGCACCACATGGAGACATAGAGAGCAAAAAGAATACCCCAAAATCTACCCATCTCCCTTCAAGTAATAATCTTGCCACATGGTATTCCATATTCAAGAAGAGGCGTCTTTGTAAACTGAAGGCAAAGActgcaaagtataaaaaaatctgCCAAACCCAAAAATGGAAGGAAACTcgtgtaaatatattaaatttgcGTTCTATTCTACCCTTTATAGAATGGTGTGATACTTGTGTGCATGCTGtctaa